The Streptomyces phaeolivaceus genome has a window encoding:
- a CDS encoding DUF5707 domain-containing protein has product MRIRATVAAVSGALALSALAVPAAQADEAPGSLAAVTPFGAVADEVVGDTVIKKVTVNGGKDIVVGTSKKKSVTISVTATDPSGIEDGYAFLWKGNDIDSGDVVGAMVPDAETGTCTTVNATTSTCKVTVVADPKDNIYSNVLAGKWHVFAGAAANDGDYNIREKYSSVSVKREAALTTNAAPEPVKKGKTITVTGKLTRANWDTLKFAGYTSQSVKLQFKKKGTSTYKDVKTIKSGSGGALKTTVKAGVDGSYRFVFAGTSTTPAVTSTADAIDVK; this is encoded by the coding sequence ATGCGCATTCGTGCCACTGTGGCCGCCGTCTCCGGCGCCCTGGCCCTGTCCGCCCTCGCCGTGCCGGCCGCGCAGGCCGACGAGGCGCCCGGCAGCCTCGCGGCGGTCACCCCGTTCGGGGCCGTCGCGGACGAGGTCGTCGGCGACACCGTCATCAAGAAGGTCACCGTCAACGGTGGCAAGGACATCGTCGTCGGTACCTCGAAGAAGAAGAGCGTCACCATCTCGGTGACCGCGACCGACCCGTCCGGCATCGAGGACGGCTACGCCTTCCTGTGGAAGGGCAACGACATCGACTCCGGCGACGTCGTGGGCGCGATGGTCCCGGACGCGGAGACGGGCACCTGCACCACCGTCAACGCGACCACGTCCACCTGCAAGGTGACCGTCGTGGCCGACCCGAAGGACAACATCTACAGCAACGTCCTGGCCGGCAAGTGGCACGTCTTCGCCGGTGCCGCGGCCAACGACGGCGACTACAACATCCGGGAGAAGTACTCCTCCGTCAGCGTCAAGCGTGAGGCCGCGCTGACCACGAACGCCGCTCCCGAGCCGGTCAAGAAGGGCAAGACCATCACGGTCACCGGCAAGCTGACGCGCGCAAACTGGGACACGCTCAAGTTCGCGGGCTACACCAGCCAGTCCGTGAAGCTCCAGTTCAAGAAGAAGGGCACGTCCACCTACAAGGACGTCAAGACGATCAAGTCCGGCTCCGGCGGCGCGCTCAAGACCACGGTCAAGGCGGGCGTCGACGGTTCGTACCGCTTCGTCTTCGCGGGCACCTCGACCACGCCGGCCGTGACCTCCACGGCCGACGCCATCGACGTGAAGTAG